A stretch of the Psychroserpens sp. Hel_I_66 genome encodes the following:
- a CDS encoding TonB-dependent receptor — translation MKKFFIVVTLLVASFSSAQITVKGVVKDSIGEALELANIIAINKETKAMASYAITNDKGFFKLDLDKNTVYTVQVSYIGMQTVSETITTKEVDITKDYTLQADNALSAVELTYEMPVTIKGDTLVYNADSFKDGSERKLEDVLKKLPGVEINADGQIEVEGKVVTKLMVNGKDFFDGDSKLATKNIPSNAVDKIQVLRNYSEVGQMSGVTNNQDNVAINIKLKEGKENFWFGDITAGSGVADTDGLYLVQPKLFYYSPKYSVNLIGDMNNIGEVALTNRDIRNFGGGFRAPSRSSGTNINLGNNSLNGLTNIANAQEVVTKLGAANFSYAPQKNLDLSGFFIYNSSRLRTREESFVRYTNSDLGIPDEETVQVGREASNQALAKLSASYKPNVNNQLDYDILGRVSNDLETQDLFSSVVGSTNQLDKAKPFSINQSLNYYYTLDEKNIFAFEGQHLFKDEDPFYNALLGNTTDPDVQDPYDNTAESLGLNQNQLGYDVNQNRRIKSNQLDAKLDYYHILNNKSNINLTLGTILSRQQFNSNIFQFLDDGTFFDPVATLIDPVSGNTLVNQNDTDYNFSDVYLGLHYRLKTGKFTITPGLSVHSYGNKNTQFGEEYKDNFFRVLPDFETRIQFKKSESLTFRYNMNNSFTDVTNLAEGLVLNNYNSIGYGNPELQNSLSHNVNLSYFSFNLFNYTNVFAVINYNKNIDQIRSLTQFDNVIRTSTFFNSNFADESLSAFGRVQRTFKKIRASMRVNYSYSKNNQFIQGIRSVNESFTQGYTPEIRTNFKEAPNVSLRYGYTVTKNNQGPTSTTFTVNAPSIEFDAYILKAFTFRTDFTYQNQKGVGPSQSFQTWDASLAYRKDRDAKFEFELKASNLLDIDSRVSNGANNISVFSSETFIQPRFVTFRIIYSL, via the coding sequence ATGAAAAAATTTTTTATTGTTGTAACGCTTTTAGTAGCGAGTTTTTCTAGTGCCCAGATTACCGTTAAAGGAGTTGTAAAAGATAGTATTGGTGAGGCTCTGGAACTGGCAAATATTATTGCTATAAATAAAGAAACTAAAGCTATGGCATCGTATGCCATAACTAATGATAAAGGTTTTTTTAAGCTTGATCTGGATAAAAATACGGTGTACACTGTTCAAGTGAGCTACATAGGGATGCAAACAGTATCTGAAACGATAACTACTAAAGAGGTTGACATAACAAAAGATTACACACTTCAAGCAGATAATGCGCTATCGGCAGTAGAATTAACCTATGAAATGCCTGTCACCATAAAAGGTGACACTTTAGTCTACAATGCAGATTCTTTTAAGGATGGTAGCGAACGAAAACTGGAAGACGTCCTCAAGAAATTACCAGGTGTTGAGATTAATGCAGACGGACAAATAGAAGTCGAAGGTAAGGTCGTCACAAAGCTTATGGTTAATGGGAAGGATTTTTTTGATGGCGATTCTAAATTGGCAACTAAGAATATCCCTTCTAATGCGGTCGATAAAATTCAGGTATTGCGTAATTATTCCGAAGTTGGGCAAATGAGCGGTGTCACAAATAATCAAGATAACGTTGCCATAAATATCAAATTAAAAGAAGGTAAAGAAAATTTTTGGTTTGGTGATATTACTGCAGGATCAGGAGTTGCAGATACAGATGGACTTTATCTCGTACAGCCAAAATTATTTTACTATAGTCCAAAATATAGTGTAAACCTTATTGGTGACATGAATAATATTGGAGAGGTTGCACTCACCAATCGGGACATTAGAAATTTTGGTGGCGGTTTTAGAGCACCCTCAAGAAGTAGTGGTACAAATATAAACTTAGGTAATAACAGCCTTAACGGTCTTACCAATATTGCTAATGCACAAGAAGTCGTTACTAAATTAGGTGCTGCAAACTTTAGTTACGCACCTCAAAAAAATTTGGATCTTAGTGGTTTTTTCATTTATAACAGTAGCAGACTGAGAACTCGCGAAGAGAGTTTTGTGCGATATACAAATTCAGATTTAGGTATTCCAGATGAAGAAACTGTGCAAGTTGGGCGCGAAGCTTCAAATCAAGCGCTTGCTAAACTTAGTGCGAGTTACAAACCAAACGTCAATAATCAATTGGATTATGACATATTGGGAAGAGTGTCTAACGATCTTGAAACCCAGGATTTGTTTTCTTCGGTTGTTGGTAGTACCAACCAATTGGATAAGGCAAAACCGTTTAGTATCAACCAAAGTTTGAATTACTATTATACTTTAGACGAAAAAAATATTTTTGCTTTTGAAGGACAGCATCTTTTCAAAGATGAAGATCCATTTTATAATGCACTTTTAGGGAACACTACAGATCCAGATGTTCAAGATCCATATGACAATACAGCAGAAAGTTTAGGGTTAAATCAAAATCAATTGGGTTACGACGTAAACCAGAACAGACGCATAAAATCCAATCAGTTGGATGCTAAATTAGATTACTATCATATTTTGAACAATAAAAGTAATATCAATTTAACCTTGGGTACGATATTGAGCAGGCAACAGTTTAACTCAAACATTTTCCAGTTTTTAGATGACGGGACCTTTTTTGACCCAGTTGCTACTTTAATAGATCCCGTAAGTGGTAATACTTTGGTGAATCAAAACGATACCGATTATAATTTTAGCGATGTCTATTTAGGGTTGCACTACAGATTAAAAACCGGTAAATTTACCATTACACCTGGGCTTTCTGTTCATTCCTATGGAAATAAGAATACACAATTTGGAGAAGAGTATAAAGATAATTTCTTTAGGGTTTTACCAGATTTCGAAACACGAATCCAATTTAAAAAGAGTGAAAGCTTGACCTTTAGATATAACATGAACAATTCATTTACAGATGTTACCAATCTAGCAGAAGGTCTAGTTTTAAATAATTACAATAGTATTGGCTATGGTAATCCAGAACTTCAAAATTCATTGTCACACAACGTCAATCTAAGTTACTTTAGTTTCAATCTCTTTAACTATACAAATGTATTTGCGGTAATTAACTACAACAAGAATATAGATCAAATTAGAAGTTTAACTCAGTTTGATAACGTGATTAGAACAAGCACATTTTTCAACTCCAATTTTGCAGATGAAAGCCTATCCGCCTTTGGTCGAGTTCAAAGAACGTTTAAAAAGATTAGAGCAAGTATGAGAGTTAATTACAGTTACAGTAAGAACAACCAATTTATTCAAGGTATACGCTCAGTAAACGAAAGTTTCACACAAGGTTACACGCCAGAAATTCGTACAAATTTTAAGGAAGCACCAAACGTAAGTCTTCGTTATGGGTACACGGTAACCAAAAATAATCAAGGTCCAACATCTACAACATTTACGGTCAATGCACCATCTATAGAGTTTGATGCCTATATATTAAAAGCGTTCACATTTAGAACAGATTTTACCTACCAAAATCAAAAAGGAGTAGGACCATCACAATCGTTTCAAACGTGGGATGCGAGTTTAGCTTATAGAAAAGATAGGGATGCAAAATTTGAATTTGAGCTCAAGGCCTCCAACCTTTTAGATATAGACTCTAGAGTGAGTAATGGCGCAAATAATATTTCGGTATTTAGTTCGGAAACCTTTATACAACCACGTTTTGTAACGTTTAGAATTATTTATTCGTTGTAA